The proteins below are encoded in one region of Segatella copri:
- a CDS encoding DUF1573 domain-containing protein has translation MMSKKVLFFLMCCAIFTASCSEKKKELTPGERMEAEYKYDKLPDSEKSKIKFLKYEHDFGKVGSKKLQKVRFDFQNIGKSPLILHDVHGYCGCIEASFSKTPIMPDKKGSIIITYDGKGSVIGSFNKEIVVNSNASNKYISLFVKGVNQ, from the coding sequence ATGATGAGTAAGAAAGTTCTGTTCTTTCTTATGTGCTGTGCTATATTCACAGCCAGTTGCTCCGAAAAGAAAAAAGAACTGACTCCTGGAGAACGGATGGAGGCTGAATACAAATATGATAAACTGCCCGATTCTGAAAAGTCGAAAATAAAGTTTCTGAAATATGAACATGATTTCGGCAAGGTTGGTTCAAAAAAACTGCAGAAGGTTAGGTTCGATTTTCAAAATATAGGAAAATCTCCATTAATACTCCATGATGTACATGGTTATTGCGGCTGTATTGAAGCTAGTTTCAGTAAAACTCCCATCATGCCAGACAAAAAAGGATCTATCATCATCACTTATGATGGGAAAGGATCTGTTATCGGGAGTTTTAATAAAGAAATTGTAGTTAATTCAAATGCTTCAAACAAATACATAAGTTTGTTTGTCAAAGGAGTGAATCAATAA